From the Prunus dulcis chromosome 4, ALMONDv2, whole genome shotgun sequence genome, one window contains:
- the LOC117625725 gene encoding uncharacterized protein LOC117625725 produces MRTCNCESEPETMESDSPDDFRRDSLDFDHWTSLISEIETAYSDDVEKISSVYDSFLSEFPLCHGYWRRYADHKARLCSVDKVVQVFERAVQSATYSVPLWVDYCNFAMAAFEDPSDIRRLFQRGMSFVGKDYSCHTLWDKYIEFEYSQQQWSSLAQIYIQALRFPTKKLHRYYESLKKFAASCEEEMKCQSSSTVDSQSETVLDSEAPTIYRDDEIALVAKDLLDPAIGLERSKALQKYIYVGKQLYQEACRLDETIRTFEINIRRSYFHVKPIDVGQLENWHHYLDFVEIQGDFDWAVKFYERCLIPCANYPEFWMRYVEFMEINGGREIANYALDRATQIFMKRLSVIHIFNARFKEKIGDVSGARAAFPKCDTESDSQFVKNVMLKANMEKRMGNFAVASNIYKEALEMAAEKKKLLTLPILYVHFSRLTYMMTDSADAARDVLIDGIKHLPHCKSLLEELINFSIMHGGKRHLNVVDSIVATAISPQSSVSDVLNAKDAEHISSLYLEFVDLCGTIHEVRKVWNRHVRLFPSSTRTTFDQHATFTKLLKLARGTKETLVALPQQPSGDCSSDSLIELPLHDSKMLLPDNHKIESGQDPTDQICDQKLSSLGSQLEKTTSDKLQPRQPENIQETLKLPSLEVSKEQSRDDTPEANLSSVDLVKVKQVSPEVSEEPRENTPEPKALSVELGCQVAEGNDSVEPSQEGTNRSDANRECDNKSEQDLKPLSLESLSLNSQENINLDLIPPIYLNCEGSQETCTSNGRKLESNCKSNEDSYMYSPRKARALETAGNKVVNPISTHALSQPAVNSYGDWHQNNRSGKVRRDSKFGFRGRLQRKSYQQQPVSPQKYPQTEVGGPMPGTGSLCQPSQFVSSQSPQIQQGSQDHNPYQAAATPANVMAPKAWHMQNVPQPNYASSCQPQLPVQSVVPQASQGSILGQYGMQNSQAYNQMWQYYYYQQQQQQFLLQQQLHQTQQQQQQPQPQPQQQQVLLQQYQQQPQQLQQYYGQMQQQQLQTQHNMQQQIPLQQQQYNQQLQMQQQQLQQPHQQQQLQEQQHLSYMQNNQQPLQQQSLMQEQQQQQISPGIQHDNYYHQDQAAVPPNNSDSHGTVVSSVSPHTQTEMKADAPAGNTSML; encoded by the exons ATGAGAACTTGTAATTGCGAATCGGAGCCTGAGACCATGGAATCAGACTCTCCAG ATGATTTTCGTCGAGACTCACTAGACTTTGATCACTGGACTTCACTCATTTCAGAGATAGAGACTGCATATTCT GATGACGTAGAGAAAATATCTTCAGTTTATGACTCGTTCTTGTCCGAGTTTCCGCTGTGCCATGGATACTGGAGGAGGTACGCTGATCATAAGGCCCGCTTATGCAGCGTTGACAAGGTTGTTCAAGTTTTCGAACGAGCGGTGCAATCAGCAACGTACTCTGTTCCCCTGTGGGTGGACTACTGTAACTTCGCTATGGCAGCTTTTGAAGACCCATCTGACATTCGCAG ATTATTTCAGAGAGGCATGTCATTTGTTGGAAAGGATTACTCATGCCATACTTTGTGGGACAAATACATTGAATTTGAGTATTCTCAGCAGCAATGGAGTTCGCTGGCCCAGATTTACATCCAAGCTCTTAGATTTCCTACCAAAAAGTTGCATCGTTATTACGAAAG TTTGAAGAAGTTCGCTGCCTCATGTGAAGAGGAGATGAAATGCCAGAGTAGTTCTACTGTAGATTCGCAATCAGAAACTGTGCTTGATAGTGAAGCCCCTACAAtttatagagatgatgaaattGCTCTTGTTGCCAAAGACTTGCTTGATCCAGCAATTGGCTTAGAAAGGTCTAAAGCACTgcaaaaatacatatatgtcGGAAAGCAGTTGTATCAGGAAGCTTGTCGGCTGGATGAAACAATTCGTACTTTTGAGATTAATATAAGGAGGTCTTACTTCCATGTCAAGCCAATTGATGTGGGTCAGTTGGAAAATTGGCATCACTATCTGGACTTTGTTGAGATCCAAGGGGATTTTGACTGG GCTGTTAAATTTTATGAGAGATGCTTGATTCCGTGTGCCAATTACCCTGAGTTTTGGATGCGTTATGTGGAATTCATGGAAATCAACGGAGGAAGAGAGATTGCAAATTATGCTCTTGACCGAGCAACCCAAATATTTATGAAG AGACTGTCGGTGATTCACATTTTCAATGCCAGGTTTAAGGAGAAAATAGGAGATGTATCTGGTGCCCGTGCTGCTTTTCCTAAATGTGATACAGAATCAGATTCCCAGTTTGTGAAGAATGTTATGTTAAAGGCTAATATGGAAAAACGTATG GGAAATTTCGCAGTAGCTTCCAATATATACAAAGAAGCACTAGAAATGGCGGCAGAGAAGAAAAAGTTGCTTACTCTTCCTATTTTATATGTTCATTTTTCCCGACTTACCTACATG ATGACTGATAGTGCAGATGCTGCCAGAGATGTCTTGATAGATGGCATCAAACATTTGCCTCATTGCAAATCACTTCTAGAG GAGTTGATAAACTTTTCAATTATGCATGGAGGGAAGCGACACCTAAACGTGGTAGATTCTATTGTAGCCACTGCAATATCTCCACAGTCAAGTGTATCTGATGTTCTGAATGCAAAAGATGCAGAGCATATTTCAAGCTTATATTTAGAG TTTGTTGACCTATGTGGAACTATACATGAAGTAAGAAAGGTGTGGAATCGGCATGTACGATTGTTCCCATCCTCTACTAGGACAACTTTTGATCAGCATGCTACATTTACAAAACTTTTGAAATTGGCTAGAGGAACAAAGGAAACATTGGTTGCTCTGCCTCAGCAGCCATCTGGAGATTGTAGTTCTGACTCCCTGATTGAGCTCCCATTGCATGACAGTAAAATGTTATTGCCAGACAATCATAAAATCGAGTCTGGCCAGGATCCTACTGACCAGATATGTGACCAGAAATTGTCATCTCTGGGAAGTCAACTTGAGAAGACTACTTCTGACAAGCTTCAACCAAGGCAACCTGAAAACATACAGGAAACGCTGAAACTGCCATCTCTAGAAGTTTCAAAAGAGCAATCCAGAGATGATACACCAGAAGCAAATCTGTCATCTGTAGATTTAGTCAAAGTGAAGCAGGTATCTCCTGAAGTTTCTGAGGAGCCCAGAGAAAATACTCCTGAACCGAAGGCATTATCTGTTGAATTAGGATGTCAAGTTGCTGAAGGAAATGATTCTGTAGAACCTTCACAAGAAGGCACAAACAGGAGTGATGCTAATCGAGAGTGTGACAATAAGTCTGAACAAGACCTGAAGCCACTGTCGTTAGAGAGTCTTTCTCTAAATTCCCAGGAGAATATAAATCTGGATTTAATACCCCCCATTTATCTCAACTGCGAAGGTTCTCAAGAAACCTGTACTTCAAATGGAAGGAAGCTAGAGAGCAATTGCAAATCTAATGAAGACTCTTATATGTACAGCCCAAGAAAGGCCAGAGCTTTGGAGACGGCTGGAAATAAAGTGGTTAATCCGATTTCAACACATGCACTTTCTCAACCAGCTGTGAATAGTTACGGAGACTGGCATCAAAATAATCGTTCTGGTAAAGTTCGTAGAGATTCCAAATTTGGGTTTCGGGGACGtttacaaagaaaatcataTCAGCAGCAGCCAGTTTCCCCACAAAAATACCCACAAACTGAAGTGGGTGGTCCAATGCCTGGGACTGGCAGTCTATGTCAACCCTCTCAATTTGTGTCTTCACAGAGCCCACAAATTCAGCAAGGCAGCCAGGATCATAATCCGTATCAAGCAGCAGCCACTCCTGCTAATGTAATGGCACCTAAGGCTTGGCATATGCAAAATGTACCACAACCAAATTATGCCTCTTCATGTCAGCCCCAGTTGCCTGTCCAATCTGTTGTTCCACAGGCATCTCAAGGATCAATTTTAGGGCAGTACGGGATGCAGAATAGTCAAGCATATAATCAGATGTGGCAATATTATTACtaccagcagcagcagcagcagttCCTTCTTCAACAACAGCTGCATCAAacacagcagcaacaacaacagccCCAGCCCCAGCCCCAGCAGCAGCAGGTCTTGTTGCAACAGTATCAGCAGCAGCCGCAACAACTTCAACAATACTATGGTCAGATGCAACAGCAGCAATTACAGACACAACACAATATGCAGCAACAGATTCCTTTGCAACAACAGCAATATAATCAGCAGTTGCAAATGCAACAACAGCAACTTCAGCAACCtcatcagcagcagcaactTCAGGAACAACAGCATCTGAGTTACATGCAGAACAATCAGCAGCCACTCCAACAGCAATCACTTATGCaggagcagcagcagcagcaaattAGTCCTGGGATTCAGCATGACAACTACTACCATCAG GATCAAGCAGCTGTGCCACCAAATAATTCTGATAGCCATGGAACAGTTGTATCTTCCGTATCTCCTCATACGCAGACAGAAATGAAGGCAGATGCCCCGGCAGGCAACACGAGCATGCTGTGA